A single Lactuca sativa cultivar Salinas chromosome 8, Lsat_Salinas_v11, whole genome shotgun sequence DNA region contains:
- the LOC111885620 gene encoding transcription initiation factor IIB-2: MDAYCSDCKKSTEVVFDHSAGDTVCSECGLVLESHSIDETSEWRTFANEAGDNDPVRVGGPTNILLNDGGLSTVISKPNGVTSDFLSSSLGRWQNRGSNPDRSLILAFKTIATMSDRLGLVATIKDRANEIYKKVEDQKSSRGRNQDAILAACLYIACRQEDKPRTVKEICLVANGATKKEVGRAKEYIVKQLKLEMGQSVEMGTIHAGDFMRRFCSNLGMTNQTVKAAQESVQKSEQFDIRRSPISIAAAVIYIVTQLSDDKKPLKDVSLATGVAEGTIRNSFKDLYPHLSKIIPTWYAQEEDLKNLNSP, from the exons ATGGATGCCTACTGCTCCGATTGCAAGAAGAGCACGGAGGTGGTGTTCGACCACTCTGCCGGAGATACGGTCTGCTCCGAGTGCGGACTCGTTCTCGAGTCCCACTCCATCGACGAGACATCCGAGTGGCGTACCTTTGCCAACGAGGCCGGAGATAACGATCCTGTCCGTGTCGGTGGCCCGACCAATATACTCCTCAACGATGGCGGCTTGTCGACGGTGATTTCAAAACCTAACGGCGTAACTAGCGATTTCTTATCCTCCTCGTTAGGCAGGTGGCAGAATCGAGGCTCCAATCCCGACCGGTCGCTTATCTTGGCGTTTAAAACAATTGCAACGATGTCTGATAG GTTAGGCCTTGTTGCTACAATAAAG GATCGAGCTAATGAGATATACAAAAAGGTAGAAGATCAGAAGTCAAGTAGAGGACGAAACCAGGACGCCATTTTAGCAGCTTGTCTGTACATTGCCTGTCGTCAAGAAGATAAACCACGAACTGTAAAAG AAATCTGTTTGGTTGCCAATGGAGCCACAAAGAAGGAAGTTGGGCGTGCAAAAGAGTACATTGTGAAGCAACTGAAGCTTGAAATGGGTCAATCAGTGGAAATGGGGACTATACATGCTGGCGATTTTATG AGACGATTTTGTTCGAATCTTGGTATGACAAATCAAACTGTTAAAGCTGCCCAAGAATCTGTACAGAAGTCTGAACAGTTTGATATAAG GAGAAGTCCGATTTCTATTGCTGCTGCTGTTATTTACATTGTGACTCAACTTTCTGACGATAAGAAACCCCTGAAAG ATGTATCACTAGCAACAGGAGTTGCAGAAGGGACAATAAGGAACTCATTCAAGGATCTGTATCCTCATCTGTCCAAAATAATACCTACTTGGTATGCCCAGGAAGAAGATCTTAAGAACCTCAACAGCCCTTGA